A genomic stretch from Taeniopygia guttata chromosome 9, bTaeGut7.mat, whole genome shotgun sequence includes:
- the BCHE gene encoding cholinesterase isoform X1 has translation MEQRIMIWTNGLSLVTGFLMGFLLLSVFTRKVVPEENIIATKKGKIRGTSLQVLGGTVTAFLGIPYGQPPVGRLRFQKPEPREKWAEVWDATKHANSCYQPIDTTYPGFAGSEMWNPKTNLSEDCLYLNVWIPSPKPKNATVMVWIYGGGFESGSSSLPVYDGKFLARVERVVVVSMNYRTGALGFLSLPGNQKAPGNAGLFDQRLALQWVQENIAAFGGNPKSVTLFGESAGSASVTYHLLSPESHPLFTRAILQSGSANAPWAAITSSEARNRAVALAKQLQCPTSNESELIFCLQNKDPKEIVENEIFAVPYGSLLQIYFCPSVDGDFLVDMPEVLMENGLFKETQVLVGVNKDEGLSFLAYGVPGLDKDSDGLINKTQFEAALTLAFPRASKLAIESIIFHYTDWENLGKREHYRDAIDDVIGDYNIICPAVEFSTSFAQLGHHVFFYFFEHRSSKLPWPEWMGVLHGYEIEFVFGLPLERRVNYTKAEELLSRSIMRHWATFAKTGAPNGTLTNGTRWPVFTSSDQKYLTLSTNTSKVLTKLQAQQCRFWKHFFPKVVEMTGNIDEAEREWKAGFHRWNNYMSDWKNQFNDYTSKKELCSL, from the exons aTGGAACAGC GCATCATGATTTGGACAAATGGTTTAAGTCTCGTCACCGGATTTCTGATGGGCTTTCTTCTCCTGTCCGTGTTCACCAGAAAGGTGGTGCCTGAAGAGAACATCATTGCAACCAAGAAGGGCAAAATCAGAGGGACCAGCCTGCAGGTGCTGGGGGGGACAGTCACAGCCTTCCTGGGAATCCCTTATGGGCAGCCCCCCGTCGGGAGGCTGAGATTCCAAAAACCAGAACCTCGGGAGAAATGGGCAGAGGTTTGGGATGCCACCAAACACGCAAACTCCTGTTACCAGCCCATAGACACAACTTACCCAGGCTTTGCTGGCTCAGAGATGTGGAACCCAAAAACCAACCTAAGTGAGGACTGTTTATACCTGAATGTGTGGATCCCTTCTCCCAAGCCCAAGAACGCCACTGTCATGGTGTGGATTTATGGTGGTGGCTTCGAGTCTGGGTCCAGTTCCCTGCCTGTCTATGATGGGAAGTTTCTGGCCAGGGTGGAAAGAGTGGTCGTGGTTTCCATGAACTACAGGACTGGTGCACTGGGGTTTCTGTCCTTGCCAGGAAACCAGAAAGCTCCTGGAAATGCAGGTTTATTTGATCAAAGGTTGGCACTTCAGTGGGTCCAGGAGAACATAGCAGCCTTTGGAGGCAATCCCAAAAGCGTGACTCTGTTTGGAGAGAGCGCTGGCTCGGCCTCTGTCACCTATCACCTCCTTTCTCCTGAAAGCCACCCTTTGTTCACCAGGGCCATCCTGCAGAGTGGGTCTGCAAATGCCCCCTGGGCTGCAATTACATCTTCTGAGGCCAGGAACAGAGCAGTGGCTTTGGCCAAACAGCTCCAGTGTCCCACCAGCAACGAGTCAGAGCTCATTTTCTGCCTTCAAAACAAGGACCCGAAGGAAATagtggaaaatgaaatttttgccGTTCCATATGGTTCtcttttacaaatatatttctgtCCGAGCGTGGACGGTGATTTTCTGGTGGACATGCCAGAAGTACTGATGGAGAATGGTCTTTTCAAAGAGACCCAGGTCTTGGTGGGTGTCAATAAAGACGAAGGGTTATCATTTCTGGCATACGGAGTCCCTGGCCTCGACAAGGATAGCGATGGTTTGATCAATAAAACCCAGTTTGAAGCAGCTTTAACTCTGGCCTTCCCAAGGGCGAGCAAACTTGCGATAGAGTCAATCATCTTCCACTACACGGACTGGGAAAACCTGGGAAAGCGGGAGCACTACCGGGATGCCATCGATGACGTTATCGGGGACTACAACATCATCTGTCCCGCCGTGGAGTTCAGCACCAGCTTCGCCCAGCTGGGCCACCACgtgttcttttatttctttgagcATCGCTCCTCCAAGCTGCCCTGGCCGGAGTGGATGGGGGTCCTGCACGGCTACGAGATCGAGTTTGTGTTCGGGCTGcccctggagaggagagtgAATTACACCAAAGCTGAGGAGCTCCTGAGCCGCTCTATCATGAGACACTGGGCAACTTTTGCCAAAACTGG AGCTCCAAACGGGACCCTGACTAATGGAACAAGATGGCCAGTCTTCACTAGCTCTGACCAAAAATATTTGACACTGAGCACCAACACTTCCAAGGTACTGACAAAACTACAAGCTCAGCAGTGTCGATTCTGGAAACACTTTTTCCCCAAAGTCGTGGAAATGACAG
- the BCHE gene encoding cholinesterase isoform X2, whose amino-acid sequence MIWTNGLSLVTGFLMGFLLLSVFTRKVVPEENIIATKKGKIRGTSLQVLGGTVTAFLGIPYGQPPVGRLRFQKPEPREKWAEVWDATKHANSCYQPIDTTYPGFAGSEMWNPKTNLSEDCLYLNVWIPSPKPKNATVMVWIYGGGFESGSSSLPVYDGKFLARVERVVVVSMNYRTGALGFLSLPGNQKAPGNAGLFDQRLALQWVQENIAAFGGNPKSVTLFGESAGSASVTYHLLSPESHPLFTRAILQSGSANAPWAAITSSEARNRAVALAKQLQCPTSNESELIFCLQNKDPKEIVENEIFAVPYGSLLQIYFCPSVDGDFLVDMPEVLMENGLFKETQVLVGVNKDEGLSFLAYGVPGLDKDSDGLINKTQFEAALTLAFPRASKLAIESIIFHYTDWENLGKREHYRDAIDDVIGDYNIICPAVEFSTSFAQLGHHVFFYFFEHRSSKLPWPEWMGVLHGYEIEFVFGLPLERRVNYTKAEELLSRSIMRHWATFAKTGAPNGTLTNGTRWPVFTSSDQKYLTLSTNTSKVLTKLQAQQCRFWKHFFPKVVEMTGNIDEAEREWKAGFHRWNNYMSDWKNQFNDYTSKKELCSL is encoded by the exons ATGATTTGGACAAATGGTTTAAGTCTCGTCACCGGATTTCTGATGGGCTTTCTTCTCCTGTCCGTGTTCACCAGAAAGGTGGTGCCTGAAGAGAACATCATTGCAACCAAGAAGGGCAAAATCAGAGGGACCAGCCTGCAGGTGCTGGGGGGGACAGTCACAGCCTTCCTGGGAATCCCTTATGGGCAGCCCCCCGTCGGGAGGCTGAGATTCCAAAAACCAGAACCTCGGGAGAAATGGGCAGAGGTTTGGGATGCCACCAAACACGCAAACTCCTGTTACCAGCCCATAGACACAACTTACCCAGGCTTTGCTGGCTCAGAGATGTGGAACCCAAAAACCAACCTAAGTGAGGACTGTTTATACCTGAATGTGTGGATCCCTTCTCCCAAGCCCAAGAACGCCACTGTCATGGTGTGGATTTATGGTGGTGGCTTCGAGTCTGGGTCCAGTTCCCTGCCTGTCTATGATGGGAAGTTTCTGGCCAGGGTGGAAAGAGTGGTCGTGGTTTCCATGAACTACAGGACTGGTGCACTGGGGTTTCTGTCCTTGCCAGGAAACCAGAAAGCTCCTGGAAATGCAGGTTTATTTGATCAAAGGTTGGCACTTCAGTGGGTCCAGGAGAACATAGCAGCCTTTGGAGGCAATCCCAAAAGCGTGACTCTGTTTGGAGAGAGCGCTGGCTCGGCCTCTGTCACCTATCACCTCCTTTCTCCTGAAAGCCACCCTTTGTTCACCAGGGCCATCCTGCAGAGTGGGTCTGCAAATGCCCCCTGGGCTGCAATTACATCTTCTGAGGCCAGGAACAGAGCAGTGGCTTTGGCCAAACAGCTCCAGTGTCCCACCAGCAACGAGTCAGAGCTCATTTTCTGCCTTCAAAACAAGGACCCGAAGGAAATagtggaaaatgaaatttttgccGTTCCATATGGTTCtcttttacaaatatatttctgtCCGAGCGTGGACGGTGATTTTCTGGTGGACATGCCAGAAGTACTGATGGAGAATGGTCTTTTCAAAGAGACCCAGGTCTTGGTGGGTGTCAATAAAGACGAAGGGTTATCATTTCTGGCATACGGAGTCCCTGGCCTCGACAAGGATAGCGATGGTTTGATCAATAAAACCCAGTTTGAAGCAGCTTTAACTCTGGCCTTCCCAAGGGCGAGCAAACTTGCGATAGAGTCAATCATCTTCCACTACACGGACTGGGAAAACCTGGGAAAGCGGGAGCACTACCGGGATGCCATCGATGACGTTATCGGGGACTACAACATCATCTGTCCCGCCGTGGAGTTCAGCACCAGCTTCGCCCAGCTGGGCCACCACgtgttcttttatttctttgagcATCGCTCCTCCAAGCTGCCCTGGCCGGAGTGGATGGGGGTCCTGCACGGCTACGAGATCGAGTTTGTGTTCGGGCTGcccctggagaggagagtgAATTACACCAAAGCTGAGGAGCTCCTGAGCCGCTCTATCATGAGACACTGGGCAACTTTTGCCAAAACTGG AGCTCCAAACGGGACCCTGACTAATGGAACAAGATGGCCAGTCTTCACTAGCTCTGACCAAAAATATTTGACACTGAGCACCAACACTTCCAAGGTACTGACAAAACTACAAGCTCAGCAGTGTCGATTCTGGAAACACTTTTTCCCCAAAGTCGTGGAAATGACAG